A region of Epinephelus fuscoguttatus linkage group LG1, E.fuscoguttatus.final_Chr_v1 DNA encodes the following proteins:
- the LOC125897161 gene encoding odorant receptor 131-2-like, with protein sequence MNFSSLNGTSTITGSRTESFTVAVTKNVIVTALCISINSINGTLVHTFRKHQIFYTNPRYILFIHLVINDMMQLVLTTLLHIISYALYTISVPFCLILLIITILTTLNTPLNLAGMAVECYIAICIPLRHGQICTVKNTNILIGLIWAVSAVSILPDLFILLATEPLHFFHSKVLCSRDFVFRSSYSLKKRDASHIVCLVLVWLILFYTYFRILFAAKEATEDIKKARNTILLHGFQLLLCMLTYVRPMLEQGLLYLLPKQFLAIHFTSYVIVQILPRFVSPIVYGLWTRPSGNI encoded by the exons ATGAATTTTTCATCCCTCAACGGCACTTCCACTATAACTGGGAGTCGGACGGAAAGCTTCACCGTAGCTGTGACCAAAAATGTGATTGTCACAGCTCTCTGCATCTCCATTAACTCCATCAATGGTACTCTGGTCCATACCTTCAGAAAGCACCAG ATCTTCTACACAAACCCTCGTTACATTCTGTTCATCCACCTGGTGATTAATGACATGATGCAGCTGGTCCTGACAACTTTACTCCACATCATCAGCTACGCCCTTTACACAATCAGTGTGCCGTTCTGCCTCATCCTGCTGATCATCACCATCCTCACCACCCTCAACACCCCACTAAACTTGGCTGGCATGGCAGTCGAGTGCTACATCGCCATCTGCATCCCCCTCCGTCACGGACAGATCTGTACCGTCAAGAACACCAATATCTTGATTGGTCTGATCTGGGCTGTGAGTGCTGTCTCCATCCTACCAGATCTCTTCATCCTTCTGGCCACAGAGCCACTACACTTCTTTCACTCTAAAGTTTTATGTTCCAGAGACTTTGTGTTCAGGAGCTCTTACAGCCTGAAGAAGAGGGATGCTTCACACATTGTTTGTCTCGTCCTGGTATGGCTCATACTCTTCTACACTTACTTCAGGATTCTGTTTGCTGCCAAGGAAGCAACTGAAGACATTAAAAAAGCCAGAAACACTATTCTCCTCCATGGTTTTCAGTTGCTGTTATGTATGCTTACGTACGTGAGACCCATGCTTGAACAAGGTCTGCTCTACTTATTACCCAAACAGTTCCTGGCCATACACTTCACCTCATATGTCATTGTCCAGATCCTGCCACGGTTTGTTAGTCCCATTGTCTACGGACTGTGGACCAGACCTTCAGGAAACATATGA
- the LOC125887773 gene encoding odorant receptor 131-2-like, translating to MNFSSLNGTSTITGSRTESFTVAVTKNVIVTALCISINSINGTLVHTFRKHQIFYTNPRYILFIHLVINDMMQLVLTTLLHIISYALYTISVPFCLILLIITILTTLNTPLNLAGMAVKCYIAICIPLRHGQICTVKNTNILIGLIWAVSAVSILPDLFILLATEPLHFFHSKVLCSRDFVFRSSYSLKKRDASHIVCLVLVWLILFYTYFRILFAAKEATEDIKKARNTILLHGFQLLLCMLTYVRPMLEQGLLYLLPKQFLAIHFTSYVIVQILPRFVSPIVYGLRDQTFRKHMRRYLLCKVSIRNHPENVLTSNMRPTMKLQ from the exons ATGAATTTTTCATCCCTCAACGGCACTTCCACTATAACTGGGAGTCGGACGGAAAGCTTCACCGTAGCTGTGACCAAAAATGTGATTGTCACAGCTCTCTGCATCTCCATTAACTCCATCAATGGTACTCTGGTCCATACCTTCAGAAAGCACCAG ATCTTCTACACAAACCCTCGTTACATTCTGTTCATCCACCTGGTGATTAATGACATGATGCAGCTGGTCCTGACAACTTTACTCCACATCATCAGCTACGCCCTTTACACAATCAGTGTGCCGTTCTGCCTCATCCTGCTGATCATCACCATCCTCACCACCCTCAACACCCCACTAAACTTGGCTGGCATGGCAGTCAAGTGCTATATCGCCATCTGCATCCCCCTCCGTCACGGACAGATCTGTACCGTCAAGAACACCAATATCTTGATTGGTCTGATCTGGGCTGTGAGTGCTGTCTCCATCCTACCAGATCTCTTCATCCTTCTGGCCACAGAGCCACTACACTTCTTTCACTCTAAAGTTTTATGTTCCAGAGACTTTGTGTTCAGGAGCTCTTACAGCCTGAAGAAGAGGGATGCTTCACACATTGTTTGTCTCGTCCTGGTATGGCTCATACTCTTCTACACTTACTTCAGGATTCTGTTTGCTGCCAAGGAAGCAACTGAAGACATTAAAAAAGCCAGAAACACTATTCTCCTCCATGGTTTTCAGTTGCTGTTATGTATGCTTACGTACGTGAGACCCATGCTTGAACAAGGTCTGCTCTACTTATTACCCAAACAGTTCCTGGCCATACACTTCACCTCCTATGTCATTGTCCAGATCCTGCCACGGTTTGTTAGTCCCATTGTCTACGGACTGCGGGACCAGACCTTCAGGAAACATATGAGGAGGTACCTGCTTTGTAAAGTGAGCATAAGAAACCACCCAGAAAATGTCCTAACGTCAAACATGAGGCCGACCATGAAACTGCAGTGA